The region ACGACCGCAACAGCCGCAGTACGAGCAGCGCCGCCGAGCCCCCGAACAGCACCGCCGTGATCAGCAGCCAGCGGACCAGGAAGTCGTCGCCCGGGAGCCCGGTGGCCAACCGGTAGTGCTCCGCCATCTGCCCGCTGATCAGCGGAAACCACATCAGCAGCAGAAGCGCCGAGAACGCGGCCGGGAACCGGACGTAGACCGTCCACTCCCGGCGGCCGACCGCGCCAAGACCCCTCGCCACGGCCCGGTCCGCCCCCGCGTACAACGGGACGAGCACCAGGTCGTGGAGGACCGCCGCGCCCACGAACCACAGCGCCACCCCGAACCAGTCCCCTGCGAGCAGCCGCACCCCGGCGTACCCGGCGAGCGCGAACGAACAGGCCGGCAGCAGGATCTGCAGCGGACCACCCAGGACAGGCTTCCCGAACGGCCGTCGCATCACAGGTCGTCGCCCCACAGGTCGTCGCATCACAGTTCTCCGAACGTCATCCGGGCCACCCACTTGGTGTTGAGCACGCCGGGCGCCGCGGGGACGATGATCCGCGCGGGATAGCCGTGGTCGGGGGTCAGGTCCTCGCCGTTGGCGAACAGGGCCAACAGGGAGCGCGGGTCGCGCACCTGGTTGTAGCGCAGGGCCGCGTGCCGGAACGCCCCGTGCCGCTGCAACGACTCCACCAGCACATCGGGCGCCGCGCCCTCCTCGTATCCGACGAGCCGCGCCAGGTCCCGCAGCCGTACGCCCCGCCACCACTGGTCGGAGGTCGACCAGCCCTCCACGCAGGCGATGGGCAACGCGGCGCTGTGGAGCGGAAGTTCGAGCAGCTCGCCCCGGCTCAGCCGGACCGTGCGCCCGCGCCCCTCGACGACCAGCCGCCACGTCTCCTCGGCCGTCTCCCGCATGTCGATGCCGACCGCCTCGGCCGTCTTGTTGATCTGGAAGCCGCCGGGTCCGCTGCCCGGTTCGGGGCCGCCGTGCGGAGCGAGTACGGCCGTCTCCCGCAGCGGCTCGTCGAAGCTGCGGCCCGCCGTCGTGGCGAACAGCAGCAGCGATCCGCCGCCGACGACTCCGAGGGCACCGCGCCGCGAGACGGTGGGCGGGGTGGGGTCCGGTGAGACCAACTCCCCTTCTTCCGGGGTGCGTTCGTCCCGGAGGCAGCGCAGATTGCGGAGCGCCGCCGGGACCCGCAGCACGGCGTGCGTCACGAACGCGGCGAAGAACACCCAGGCCCCGTAGAAGTGCAGCGGATAGAAGGAGCCGGGGAAGATGTAGTCGAGCTGGATGTTCAGCACGCCGGTGGTGAACTCGAACAGGGCGCCCCCGACCAGCAGGAGCAGCGAGATCCGCTCCAGCGCGTGCGCGAGCGACCGGGCGGGCGGCAGCGCGAACAACTTCGGCACGACCGACCACAGCTTCGCCAGCAGTACGGGGATCAGCGTGATCCCGAGGGTGACGTGGACGCCCTGGGTGAGGCGGTACAGCCAGGACGGGTTCGTCGGCCAGGAGAAGAGGTAGAAGCCGAGCAGACCCTTGTCCGGGGTCATGTCGTTCACCGGCGACAGGTTCGGGTTGTAGGCGGCGTACGACACGAGACCCGTCACGAACAGCACGGTGATGCCGCCGAGCAGGACGACGCCGAGCACCGAGGTGAACCAGGGGCCGCGCAAGGGGCTGCGCCAGAACGCGGGGGAGGAGGGAGACCGTGGCATGCTCCGACCGTAGGACCGCGACACCCCCCGAACGGGTCCGCGAACCATGACGAAACTCTGACGTCCACGCCTGCGGCGCCTCCGGCGGCCGGTCCGCGGCCTAGCGTGCGGATGTGAACCGCGATCTTCCCCAGGACCTTCCCCCGGACGGTCCCCGCGATCTCCCCGGCGCTCCTCACCTCGACCGGTGTCACGGTCGACGGCTCGACCGGCGCCGGGATCCGCTCCTCGACCTGGGCGCCGTCCTGGCCGCCGCCCTGCTCGTCACGGCGGCCGCGCTGGTCGGCACGTCGATCGAACGCCGCCATCACACGCTCTTCGTGCGCTGGCCTCCCCTGTTCGCCCAGTGGGAGCCGCACCTCGGCCCCGGCACCCCGGCCGCGCTCGCCGTGGCCGTCGCCGTCGTCGCCTACGGGCCGCTCCTCGCCAGGCGTCTGCCGTGGCGGGCGCTGCTGTGGGCGTCCTGGGGCACCGCCACCGCCTGGACGTTCTCCCTCGCGCTGGTCGACGGGTGGCAGCGGGGGATCGCCGGGCGGCTGACGGCCACGAACGAGTACCTCACGGTCATCGACCGCTTCCACGACATCCCCGCCACCCTGCGGGACTTCACCCACCACATCGTGAGTCACTCCCCCGCTCCCTGGCCCGCGCACATCGCCGGCCACCCGCCGGGGGCCACCGTCACCTTCGTGCTCCTCGACCGGGCCGGGCTGGCCGGCGGCGGCTGGGCGGGCGTGTGGTGCATCGTGGCCGGGGCGGCGGCGCCGGCCGCGGTCCTGGTCGCCGTACGGGCGCTGGCCGCGGAGGAGCTCGCCCGCCGCGCCGCCCCCTTCCTGGTCCTCGCCCCGGCCGCCGTGTGGGTGGGCGCCTCCGCGGACGGCTACTTCGCCGCGGTCGCCGCCTGGGCCGTCGCCCTCCTCGCCCTCGCGGTCACCGGACCCCGGCCCCGGGCGACGGGCTTCGCCGCCGGACTCCTCCTCGGCCTCACCGCGTACCTCTCCTACGGCCTGACGCTGTTCGCCGTGATCGCCGCCGCCGTCCTGCTGCTCGGCTCCCGCCGCCTCCGCCCCCTCCCGTACGTCCTCGCCGGACTGGCCGTCGTCCCCCTTCTGTTCACGCTGCTCGGCTTCAACTGGTGGGAGGGGTACCGCCTGTTGGTCACCCGCTACTACGAAGGGGTCGGCGGCGTACGGCCGTACGGCTACTGGGTCTGGGCGAACCTCGCCTGTACGGCGCTGATCGTGGGCCCGGCGACGGTGGCGGGCCTGCGCCGAACGGTCGCGACGGCCGTACGCGAAGGTCCCCGCGCCCTCCGCCGCCCCCACGTCCTCTCCCCCGAGCCCCGCCTCGCCCTCCTCGCTCTCGCCGCCCTGCTCGCCCTCCTGGCCGCCGACCTCTCCGGCATGAGCAAGGCGGAGACGGAACGGATCTGGCTGCCGTTCGCGATGTGGTCCCTGCCGACCTGCGCGTTCCTGCCCCGCCCCCGCGCCTGGCTCACCGCCCAGGCCACCCTGGCCCTGCTCCTCAACCACCTCCTGCTGACCGGCTGGTGACACCAGGAGCGGAGACCGTGATCAATTCAGCCGGATGGCGGCGGGCCGGGGCGGTCCCGGCACATCGGGGGAAGGTGCTGTTCAGCGCCGTACCGGGGAGAGAGCGGGGCGCGCGGCGGGGGCGTGGGGCGGGTTGCGGCGGGGGGTCGTGGATCTCACGGTGGGCCCATGAAGAAGCAGCCGACGAAAGGACCACGCATGCGTGCCCTCATATCCCGATCCCGCACAGCCCTCCTGCCACCCCTGGTCGGCGCCGCGCCGGTCTGCGGCCCGGTCGGCGGGGCCGACCACGACGCCGTGTTCCACCCGCTGCTGGACGTACTGTCCGCCGTCGCCGAACGGGGCGGCCGTCTCGACGCGGCCGAGGCCGCCGGTTTCGCGCGCGTCCTGGAGACGGCGAACGCGTCCCTGGAGCGGCGGCTGAAGGAGCGGGCCTCCGCCACCACGTCCGCCACGACCGCCACCGCCCCCACCGCCGCCCCCGGCGTCACCGACCGGGCCGGGATCGCGGTCGCCGATCCGGTCTCGGATCTCCTCACCCAGCTCCAGTCGACGGTCGACGGGCTGGTCAAGGCCCTGACGGGGGCGCTGGGCACGGTGACCGGCCTGCTGTCGCCGGTGGTCGGGGTGGTCACGGGGCTCCTCGGCGGCGGACTGTCCGGGCTTCCGGCCCAGCCCGCCGCGGCAAGTCCGGCGACATCCTCGCGCTGACAAGCGCCCCGGGGGCAAAGGGTCGTCAGCGGGCGAGGGACTTGGCATCGCCCATGACGATCACCGGGTGCTGGGCGGGATCCAGCGTGCGCAGCAGTTCCTTCATGTGCTCCTGGGCCAGACTCACGCAGCCGTGCGTGGGGCCCCCGTGGTCGACGTGCACCCAGATGCCGCCGCCCCTGCCCGCGCCGAGCGGGCGGGTCCAGTCGAGGGGTGAAGTGCCGGGCTCGTGGTTGTAGTTGATCGCGACGACGTAGTCGAAGGAGCCGGCCAGCGACTCCCCCTCGAAGCCCGTGCCGGCGATGGTGAACCCGACCGACCGGTCGTAGGGCAGCTTGGCACCGGGGTCGGGCCGGAGTCCGCCCGCGTCGGTGAGGGTGAACACGCCGACGGGCGAGCGGAGATCACCGGCGTGATGGTCGTCCGTCCAGCCCTTGAGGGCGTTGTGGGCCGGCCAGGTCGCTCCCGGCTGCCAGCCCGCGCTCGTACGCCGGTACAGCACCACCTGTGACACCGGGGAGTCCTTGCCCCGGCCGGTGACCAGAACGACCTGCCGCGCGTTCCTGGGTATCCCGGCCAGCGTCGCGGAGCCGACACCCGGCAACCGCGCCGGTACGACAGGCGCGGCGGACTCCGCACCGTCCGGTGCGGGCCGCCCGGGCCTGGCCTGCGTCGTACCGGGAGCGCCGACGGACCGTTCGGCGCCGACGCCGGCGCATCCGGCGAGCGTGACGGACAAGGCCAGAGCCCCGGCGGCGATCAACGGCGTACGGAGACGCTGTCGGGGGAAGGCCGGGCGACGGGTGAAGGAAGCCATGATCGTCAGCCTGGGGGTGACTTGTGAGGAACTGGTCAGCTCCGCTCAGCAGACCGTTTCAGCTTCGGTGACGGAACCCTGCGTGAGCCTGAAGCGAGCACGGATACGCCCGGAATGCGCCTTTCGGTAAGGAGAGAACCCTTGCTCATATCCCCCGGGTAGGGTGACGGAAATGGAGATCCGCCAAGCGACGGCCGGCGCCGCCCTGCCCGACATGACCCCGGTCCGCAAGCTGTGACCGACGAGATCGTGCCGGCCACCACGGGCTCGACCCCGAGCTCGTGCTGCTCAGCGGCGCCATCGGGGGCCACCCCGCCCTGCCGGAACCCGTTCGGGACGCCGTGAACACGCCGGCTCCACTGCCGCTCGTCGCCCCCGCCACAGGAAAGAACATGCCCCTTTCTCACGCCGCAACCGCCACCTCCACGACCGCCCCTCTGACCGTCACCGCGCCCCAGCCCCCGGAAGGAGCCGCCGACATCCGGCTCATCGTCACCGACATGGACGGCACGCTCCTGGACGACGCCAAGCGCATACCCGACGGCTTGTGGTCGCTCCTGGCCGAGCTGCGCCGACGGGACGTGCTCTTCTGCCCGGCGAGCGGCCGTCAGTACGCCACCCTGGCCAAGGAGTTCGCCGACGCGGGGCAGGGCATGGTGTTCATCGCCGAGAACGGCACCTACGTCGTACGGGACGGCGTGGAGCTCAGCTCCGACCCGCTGGACCCGTCCGTCGCCGCGCGGATCGTCACCACGACACGGGGGCTGCGGGCCGAGGGCGTGGACGTCGGCGCGGTGGTCTGCGGCAAGCGGTCCGCGTACGTCGAACGGACCGACGAAGCGTTCCTGGCCGAGGCCGGGCAGTACTACACCCGGCTCCAGCCCGTCCCCGACGCGACCGCCGTCGACGACGAGATCCTCAAGGTCGCCCTCTTCGACTTCGGACCGGTGGAGCGGACCACCGCCCCGGCCCTGAGCCCCTTCACCTCGACCCACCAGGTCGTCGTCTCCGGCGAACACTGGGTCGACATCATGAACGTCACCGCCGACAAGGGCGCGGCCGTACGCCGTCTCCAGGACGACCTGGGCATCACACCCGCCCAGACGATGGTGTTCGGCGACTACCTCAACGACCTCGAAATGCTCGACACCGCCGAGTGGTCCTTCGCCATGGCCAACGCCCACCCCGCCATCATCGACCGGGCCCGCCACCTCGCCCCGTCCAACAACGAGAACGGCGTCCTGCGCACGATCACCCGCCTACTCCACCTGCCACCCATGTGACCCACCCGATCATCCCTCCACGACCCGCCGCGCACCGACCTCGCCGGGGTACTCGCGGACGGTGAACGCGGCGAGGACCCAGCCGACGGCGTAAGCGAGCAGGGCGGGCAGGACGGGCGCCGCGATCAGGAAGAGGATGCGGCCGGCGAGGACCGGCCCCGTGGAACGGCGGGTCTGGTCACGCTTGCGGCCGCGGGCCTCGCTGGGGGTCGGCGGGTCCAGGAGGTCCCTGCGGTGGCCGCGGCGCTGCACCACCCACCCCCAGACCAAGGCCACACAGGAGGCGGCCACCTGCGCCCAGTCCCACACCATGCGCACGCCTGACGGCAGGTCGCCGCGGAACGACTGGTAGAGCACGAGCGCGATGTAACAGGCGAAGGCCAGCACGGCGAACCAGAGGACGGCCCCGGAGGCGCGGCGCAGCCAGTAGCGCGCACCACGCTGGTACCAGGTGGTGCCGAGCCCCGGCAGGGCCGGGATGCGGGCGGGGGCTCCGAGTGGCGGAGAGCCAAGAGACGATTTTGTGGTCACGCCGAGGATCCGTGTTCCTGCAACCAGCGCCGAGCGCCGACCTCGCTGGGATACTCACG is a window of Streptomyces mirabilis DNA encoding:
- a CDS encoding molybdopterin-dependent oxidoreductase, whose amino-acid sequence is MPRSPSSPAFWRSPLRGPWFTSVLGVVLLGGITVLFVTGLVSYAAYNPNLSPVNDMTPDKGLLGFYLFSWPTNPSWLYRLTQGVHVTLGITLIPVLLAKLWSVVPKLFALPPARSLAHALERISLLLLVGGALFEFTTGVLNIQLDYIFPGSFYPLHFYGAWVFFAAFVTHAVLRVPAALRNLRCLRDERTPEEGELVSPDPTPPTVSRRGALGVVGGGSLLLFATTAGRSFDEPLRETAVLAPHGGPEPGSGPGGFQINKTAEAVGIDMRETAEETWRLVVEGRGRTVRLSRGELLELPLHSAALPIACVEGWSTSDQWWRGVRLRDLARLVGYEEGAAPDVLVESLQRHGAFRHAALRYNQVRDPRSLLALFANGEDLTPDHGYPARIIVPAAPGVLNTKWVARMTFGEL
- a CDS encoding L,D-transpeptidase family protein, whose translation is MASFTRRPAFPRQRLRTPLIAAGALALSVTLAGCAGVGAERSVGAPGTTQARPGRPAPDGAESAAPVVPARLPGVGSATLAGIPRNARQVVLVTGRGKDSPVSQVVLYRRTSAGWQPGATWPAHNALKGWTDDHHAGDLRSPVGVFTLTDAGGLRPDPGAKLPYDRSVGFTIAGTGFEGESLAGSFDYVVAINYNHEPGTSPLDWTRPLGAGRGGGIWVHVDHGGPTHGCVSLAQEHMKELLRTLDPAQHPVIVMGDAKSLAR
- a CDS encoding Cof-type HAD-IIB family hydrolase, yielding MPLSHAATATSTTAPLTVTAPQPPEGAADIRLIVTDMDGTLLDDAKRIPDGLWSLLAELRRRDVLFCPASGRQYATLAKEFADAGQGMVFIAENGTYVVRDGVELSSDPLDPSVAARIVTTTRGLRAEGVDVGAVVCGKRSAYVERTDEAFLAEAGQYYTRLQPVPDATAVDDEILKVALFDFGPVERTTAPALSPFTSTHQVVVSGEHWVDIMNVTADKGAAVRRLQDDLGITPAQTMVFGDYLNDLEMLDTAEWSFAMANAHPAIIDRARHLAPSNNENGVLRTITRLLHLPPM